In Apium graveolens cultivar Ventura chromosome 10, ASM990537v1, whole genome shotgun sequence, the following are encoded in one genomic region:
- the LOC141692851 gene encoding protein WUSCHEL, with translation MEAQQNNIHDQDGGNNNMKTPSFLCRQTSTRWTPTSDQIRILKELYYNNGIRSPSADQIQRISARLRQYGKIEGKNVFYWFQNHKARERQKKRFTTTTTTNDLMNNHIIQAATTPSFHRNTNINTVNPSHWRSTEDHSIFYNNNCYPSPFVNPPAAGMIQSSSHTPAPFSAVGQMASYGYGSMAMEQSFRECSISPKDDHSSGVSNNNLPSPYPFLEMIKSSLDDEDDEDDGDEAREIATLPLFPMHGEDYGGGCFKAESSSSNAHHNYYGGWHQSDHHMGARASLELSLNSYITAARTTNHFY, from the exons ATGGAAGCTCAGCAAAACAATATCCATGATCAAGATGGTGGTAACAACAATATGAAAACACCAAGTTTTCTGTGCAGGCAAACCAGCACAAGATGGACACCAACCAGTGATCAGATAAGAATCTTGAAAGAACTTTATTACAACAATGGAATTAGGTCACCCTCTGCTGATCAGATCCAACGGATCTCTGCTCGTCTGCGTCAGTATGGAAAGATCGAAGGCAAGAATGTGTTTTACTGGTTTCAGAATCACAAAGCTCGCGAACGCCAGAAGAAGAGGTTCACTACTACCACAACCACTAACGATCTCATGAATAACCATATCATCCAAGCAGCAACAACTCCTAGCTTTCACAGAAACACCAACATTAATACTGTAAATCCTAGTCACTGGAGATCTACTGAAGATCATTCCATTTTTTATAACAACAACTGCTACCCTTCTCCATTCGTAAATCCCCCTGCTGCTG GAATGATCCAGTCTTCTTCTCATACGCCTGCACCGTTTTCTGCAGTTGGTCAGATGGCAAGCTATGGCTACGGATCTATGGCTATGGAGCAAAGTTTTAGG GAGTGTTCAATATCACCAAAAGATGATCACAGCAGTGGAGTATCGAACAACAATCTACCAAGTCCATATCCGTTTcttgagatgataaaatcaagCCTAGACGATGAGGATGATGAGGATGATGGTGATGAAGCTAGAGAAATCGCTACTTTACCACTTTTCCCCATGCATGGTGAAGATTACGGAGGAGGATGCTTCAAGgctgaatcatcatcatcaaatgCTCATCACAACTACTATGGTGGTTGGCATCAATCTGATCATCACATGGGAGCCAGGGCTTCTCTGGAGCTCAGCCTTAACTCTTACATCACCGCAGCAAGGACAACTAACCATTTCTACTAG